Proteins co-encoded in one Campylobacter ornithocola genomic window:
- a CDS encoding toxin-antitoxin system HicB family antitoxin yields MDEKDFIEISKKFMDEYPTKFLNPNKEKYYKRFYKYCEKNNLDMNKNTAYEWLLKEAEEDHYDIMITNPNATKKDIEKDKKKMAEEKESKGSYNLQIKIPNELKDKLEKKAEKAGVSLNQYIMYLFIDDIKNERI; encoded by the coding sequence ATGGATGAAAAAGATTTTATTGAAATAAGTAAAAAATTTATGGATGAATATCCAACAAAATTTTTAAATCCAAATAAAGAAAAATATTACAAAAGATTTTACAAGTATTGTGAAAAAAATAATTTAGATATGAATAAAAATACAGCTTATGAGTGGCTTTTGAAAGAGGCTGAAGAAGATCATTATGATATTATGATTACAAATCCAAATGCAACAAAAAAAGATATAGAAAAGGATAAAAAGAAAATGGCAGAAGAGAAAGAAAGTAAGGGAAGCTATAATCTACAGATTAAAATTCCAAATGAATTAAAAGACAAATTAGAAAAAAAAGCAGAAAAAGCAGGAGTGTCTTTAAATCAATACATAATGTATCTTTTTATTGATGATATTAAAAACGAACGGATTTAA
- a CDS encoding Rha family transcriptional regulator: protein MNDLVYILNTDLVTDQNKISTISKVDTSSIQRLIRTYKQDLECFGKLDFSFQKTAKTNKKIYYLNEQQATLLLTYMKNSESVRNAKKVLVFAFYQMKEKLKNLEAEQMQKLAFRQSLGYKSQLKQQKLKYENEIKALKYDLEHKNELSFKRKLSEKELLELRKILARDYNILCMKEWEFSLFAEKIGKNEVFEAILKRLENKLYYYKNYDDIEKFYSKHPFFKKQF from the coding sequence ATGAATGATTTAGTTTATATTTTAAATACCGATTTAGTTACAGACCAAAATAAAATTTCTACAATATCTAAGGTAGATACAAGTTCAATACAAAGACTTATAAGAACTTATAAGCAAGATTTAGAATGTTTTGGAAAATTAGACTTTTCATTTCAAAAAACGGCAAAAACAAATAAAAAAATTTACTATCTAAACGAACAACAAGCAACTCTACTTTTAACTTATATGAAAAATAGCGAAAGTGTTAGAAATGCTAAAAAAGTTTTAGTTTTTGCTTTTTATCAAATGAAAGAAAAACTTAAAAACCTAGAAGCTGAACAAATGCAAAAACTAGCTTTTAGACAGAGCTTAGGTTATAAATCTCAACTTAAACAGCAAAAGCTAAAATATGAAAATGAGATTAAAGCTTTAAAGTATGATTTAGAACATAAAAACGAGTTAAGCTTTAAAAGAAAACTTAGTGAAAAAGAACTTTTAGAGCTTAGGAAAATACTTGCTCGTGATTATAACATTCTTTGTATGAAAGAGTGGGAGTTTAGTCTATTTGCAGAAAAAATAGGAAAAAATGAAGTTTTTGAAGCTATCTTAAAAAGGCTAGAAAACAAATTATACTACTATAAAAACTACGATGATATAGAAAAATTTTATTCAAAACACCCATTCTTTAAAAAACAATTCTAA
- a CDS encoding lambda-exonuclease family protein yields the protein MKYKIIELKQGSKEWLEFRKGKITASIVASCIGEKGAFLSKEKAKELIQGLFEPYTNKAMQKGREYEELIRAKMEFIIGKDITPIVIQSLENELFMASLDGIDDKKTIYEFKYSSNNEEYEQVLKFKKPSPKYYAQVQFQLFVGGFEKCVFAVLNENDDLTYCVVKSDKEYQDFMLRKIDEFIKDYLVNQKSDYKELDDTHAKELALEIIRLESTMKPIKEKLEALKKEFIELANGEKVKCLDISVYPQNRTTIDYKGFLDFTKLEIPKEYVKQSTSMCLKIKKGA from the coding sequence ATGAAATATAAAATCATAGAATTAAAACAAGGCTCTAAAGAATGGCTTGAGTTTAGAAAAGGAAAAATCACAGCTAGTATAGTCGCCTCTTGCATTGGTGAAAAAGGTGCTTTTTTAAGCAAAGAAAAGGCAAAAGAACTTATACAAGGACTTTTTGAACCATATACCAATAAAGCCATGCAAAAAGGTAGAGAGTATGAGGAATTAATCAGAGCAAAAATGGAATTTATAATAGGAAAAGATATAACTCCTATTGTTATTCAAAGCTTAGAAAATGAGCTTTTTATGGCTTCTTTAGATGGTATAGATGATAAAAAAACAATATACGAGTTTAAATACTCAAGCAACAACGAAGAATACGAGCAAGTGTTAAAATTTAAAAAACCTAGCCCAAAATACTACGCTCAAGTCCAATTTCAACTTTTTGTAGGTGGTTTTGAAAAATGTGTTTTTGCAGTCTTAAATGAGAATGATGATTTGACTTATTGTGTGGTTAAAAGCGATAAGGAATATCAAGATTTTATGCTTAGAAAAATAGATGAGTTTATAAAAGATTATCTCGTTAATCAAAAAAGCGACTACAAAGAACTTGATGATACTCATGCAAAAGAATTGGCCTTAGAAATAATTAGACTTGAAAGCACAATGAAACCTATAAAAGAAAAACTAGAAGCTCTTAAAAAAGAATTTATAGAGCTAGCAAATGGTGAGAAAGTTAAATGCTTGGATATTAGTGTTTATCCGCAAAATAGAACAACAATTGATTATAAAGGCTTTTTAGATTTTACTAAATTAGAAATCCCAAAAGAGTATGTAAAACAAAGCACTTCAATGTGTTTAAAAATCAAAAAAGGAGCATAA